GCCATCGGCAACCCGGCGCTGCCGGTCATGCGGCAAATGATGCTCGATCACTCGGCGAAGCTGCCGCAGGAGAACGCCGCCGCCTGCGAAACCGGCTTCGAGCACGCCGATGCCCTGCTGCGGGAGACTGCCTGATGTCCGGCTTGCCCATTCCGACCGCGTGGACCACCGGCACCACCGAAGTCTTCAAGACCGGCACCTGGCGGGCCATGCTGCCCCTGCACGTCGCGCGGCCCTCGCCTTGCCACCAGGCCTGCCCGGTGAACGGCGACATCGCGCAATGGATCGGCCATGCGCGCGCCGGCGACCTGCGGCGCGCCTGGGAAGTCCTCACCGTCAACAACCCGTTCCCGGCGATCGCCGGGCGGGTGTGCCACCACCCCTGCGAGACCGCGTGCAACCGCGCCGCCTACGACAGCGCCGTTTCGGTGTGCCGCCTGGAACGGGCGGTGGGCGACGAAGCGATCGCGCGCGGCTGGGCCTACGAACCACCCGCACTGGAGCGCGACGGCCACATCGCGGTCATCGGCGGCGGCCCTTCCGGCCTGTCGGCGGCCTACCAGCTGCGCCGGCGCGGCTGGCGCGTGACCCTGTACGAGGCCCGGCCCCAGCTCGGCGGCGTGATGCGCTACGGCATTCCCGCCTACCGGCTGGCGCGCGAAGTGCTCGATGCGGAGATCGAGCGCATCGTCGCGCTGGGCGTGCAGGTGCGATGCGGCACGCCCATGGCGGACACGCAGGCGCTGGAGCGCACCCGGGCGTCGCACGACGCGGTCTACCTCGCCACCGGCGCCAGCCGCCCCAAGACGCTGCCGCAGCTGGCGGCCGGCGCCGGCTGGTGGATGGCGGGCACCGACTACCTGGCGCGCTGCGCGGCGGGCGAGCGGCCACCGATCGGCCCGCGCGTTCTCGTGGTGGGCGGCGGCAGCGCAGCGATGGACGTCGCGCGCAGCGCACGCCGCGCCGGCTGCGAGGTGACGCTGCTGGCGCTCGAGCCGCGCGAGCTGATGCCAGCCCAGCCGGCGGAGCTGCGTGAGGCGCTGGAAGAAGGTGTGTTGCTGCGCGATGGCGCGATGCTGGCCACGGTCGCCGAAGGGCCCGGCGGCGTCTCGGCCCCCTGCATGCGCGTGCGCTTCGAGGCCGGGGCGCCGGGCGAGCCGCCGCGCTTCATACCGGTCGAGGGCAGCGGCTTCACGCTGGAGACGGACACCGTGCTCGTCGCCATCGGACAGGATGCCGAGCTCGGGGCCTTCGCCCAGCTCGACGCGGCCTCGGGGCTGCTGCGGGTGGACGGCACCCAGCGCACCAACGCCGACAAGGTCTGGGCCGGCGGCGACGTCGCCAGCATGATGCGCTTCGTGACCGAAGCGGTCGGCATGGGCAAGCGGGCGGCCATCGACATCGATGCCCAGCTGCGCGGCTCCGCCGCGCCGAGCGCGAACCGCGCGCCCTGCGTCCAGGCCGACGAGATCGCCACCTGGTACCACGCCCCCGCCGCGCGCGCCGCCGAGCGCGTGCGCGGCGCGGCCGACCGCCTGGCGGCCGGCGACGCCGAGGTGCAGCTGGCCCTCAGCCCGGCCGAGGTCCGCGCCGAGGCCACGCGCTGCTTCTCTTGCGGCAGCTGCACCTCCTGCGACAACTGCTTCCAGCTGTGCCCGGACCTGGCCATCGAGCACGTGGACGGCGGCTACCGCGTGCTGGCCGACTACTGCAAGGGCTGCGGCGTGTGCGTGCGCGAATGTCCCACCGGATCGATGCTGCTGCAGGAGGAGCTGCGATGAACCCATCCGCCACCCTGCTGCTCAACGGCAACCATGCGGTGTCGTGGGCAGCCCGCCTGGCCCGCCCGCAGGTGGTGCCGGTCTACCCGATCACGCCGCAGACGCCGATCCTGGAGCAGATCACCGAGTTCCACGCACGCGGCGAGATGCAGGCCGAGATCCTCACCCCCGAGTCCGAGCACTCGGTGCTGGCGGCCTGCGTGCCGGCGTCGCTCGCGGGAGCGCGTGTGTTCACGGCGACGGCCTCGCAAGGCCTGCTGCTGATGCACGAGGTGCTGCACTACGCGGCGGGCGCGCGCGCGCCCATCGTGATGGCCAACGTCAACCGCACGGTCGCTTCGCCCTGGGCGTTCTGGCCGGACCAGACGGACAGCCTCGCGCAGCGCGACACCGGCTGGATCCAGTACTACAGCGAGAGCCCGCAGGAGTCGCTCGACAGCGTGCTGCAGGCCTTCCGCGTGGCCGAGCGCGTGCGCTTGCCGGCCATGGTCAACCACGACGCCTTCTACGTCTCGCATTCGCTCGAAGCGGTCGCGGTGCCGTCGCAGGACGAGGTCGATGGCTTCCTGCCGCCCTATGCGCCGGCGCAGCGCCTGGACGCCACCATCGGCGCCTCCTGGGGCAACGTGGTGACGCAGGACATGTTCT
Above is a window of Ramlibacter tataouinensis DNA encoding:
- a CDS encoding NAD(P)-binding protein yields the protein MSGLPIPTAWTTGTTEVFKTGTWRAMLPLHVARPSPCHQACPVNGDIAQWIGHARAGDLRRAWEVLTVNNPFPAIAGRVCHHPCETACNRAAYDSAVSVCRLERAVGDEAIARGWAYEPPALERDGHIAVIGGGPSGLSAAYQLRRRGWRVTLYEARPQLGGVMRYGIPAYRLAREVLDAEIERIVALGVQVRCGTPMADTQALERTRASHDAVYLATGASRPKTLPQLAAGAGWWMAGTDYLARCAAGERPPIGPRVLVVGGGSAAMDVARSARRAGCEVTLLALEPRELMPAQPAELREALEEGVLLRDGAMLATVAEGPGGVSAPCMRVRFEAGAPGEPPRFIPVEGSGFTLETDTVLVAIGQDAELGAFAQLDAASGLLRVDGTQRTNADKVWAGGDVASMMRFVTEAVGMGKRAAIDIDAQLRGSAAPSANRAPCVQADEIATWYHAPAARAAERVRGAADRLAAGDAEVQLALSPAEVRAEATRCFSCGSCTSCDNCFQLCPDLAIEHVDGGYRVLADYCKGCGVCVRECPTGSMLLQEELR
- a CDS encoding transketolase C-terminal domain-containing protein, which gives rise to MNPSATLLLNGNHAVSWAARLARPQVVPVYPITPQTPILEQITEFHARGEMQAEILTPESEHSVLAACVPASLAGARVFTATASQGLLLMHEVLHYAAGARAPIVMANVNRTVASPWAFWPDQTDSLAQRDTGWIQYYSESPQESLDSVLQAFRVAERVRLPAMVNHDAFYVSHSLEAVAVPSQDEVDGFLPPYAPAQRLDATIGASWGNVVTQDMFCRHRQEMQQAMDDALLAAQEADRAWGELTGRTWGLVERYRCDGAVAVVVALGSMCGTAREAVDQLRAAGRAVGLVKLRLFRPFPLQALRAALHGVRDVVVLDRNHSPGLGGILNQEVRAALYGIESPPRVHGLLAGVGGVNVPPQHIVKLVQDAVCRAPSPQSTWA